From a single Alkalihalophilus pseudofirmus genomic region:
- a CDS encoding dipeptidase, which yields MKIIDTHCDALLKLWENHDRTFLDDPEIEANASRLLAGGVEAQLFAIFVEPFINSDQKFQAALEQADLFHQKVMKTSGMKWIKRWSELDELKSDEVGAVLTLEGLDPIGDDLTKLRTLYQLGVLSVGLTWNQANLCADGVGEPRGAGLTLLGREVVKMNNEHNVLTDVSHLSVKGFWDVMELARYPIASHSNAYSLCDHPRNLNDDQIKALIEKDGYIGVVFHPLFTTGRDTAEIADLLTHIDYLCSLGAAGHIGFGSDFDGINVYINQLEHSGKFPALIEELLKYYPEDMVKGFASENFKRIVPKG from the coding sequence TTGAAAATTATCGATACACATTGTGATGCTCTGCTTAAATTATGGGAAAATCATGATCGAACATTTCTTGATGATCCGGAGATCGAGGCAAATGCCAGCCGCTTATTGGCTGGAGGTGTGGAAGCTCAGTTATTTGCTATATTTGTTGAACCCTTTATTAATAGTGATCAAAAATTTCAGGCAGCGCTTGAACAAGCAGATCTTTTTCATCAAAAAGTAATGAAAACAAGCGGTATGAAATGGATTAAACGTTGGTCTGAATTGGATGAACTAAAAAGTGACGAAGTTGGAGCGGTGTTAACTCTTGAGGGGCTTGATCCAATTGGAGATGACTTAACCAAACTTAGAACGTTGTATCAGCTAGGGGTATTATCAGTTGGGCTGACTTGGAATCAAGCAAATTTATGTGCAGATGGAGTAGGTGAACCTCGCGGAGCTGGGCTGACCCTTTTAGGACGTGAGGTTGTAAAGATGAATAATGAGCATAATGTACTTACAGATGTTTCTCACTTAAGTGTAAAAGGGTTTTGGGATGTGATGGAGCTAGCTCGATATCCAATTGCCAGCCACTCTAATGCTTACAGCTTATGTGATCATCCAAGAAATTTAAATGATGACCAAATTAAAGCTTTGATTGAAAAAGACGGCTATATCGGCGTTGTCTTTCATCCCTTATTTACAACCGGCAGAGACACTGCTGAGATAGCAGATCTGCTTACTCATATTGACTATTTATGCAGCCTAGGTGCAGCAGGTCATATCGGTTTTGGATCTGACTTTGATGGAATTAATGTATATATCAATCAATTAGAGCACTCGGGTAAGTTTCCTGCATTAATTGAAGAGCTGTTAAAGTATTACCCAGAAGATATGGTTAAAGGATTTGCAAGCGAGAACTTTAAGCGAATTGTACCTAAAGGGTAA
- a CDS encoding Hsp20/alpha crystallin family protein, whose product MSEKESWSRKLPQGYQDILKSIDDFFQQTHERLVDYPLFTPTIPIRFSRGTSELKIEAELPGVDRKQITIDVYNQGIHIKVQENEIIDVTNDHNQIRRRSETHRIRERFIPLGFHPTESEIHARYKNGLLIITVPLRSERIDIQ is encoded by the coding sequence GTGTCTGAGAAAGAATCATGGTCCAGAAAGCTCCCTCAAGGCTATCAGGACATATTAAAATCAATTGACGATTTTTTTCAACAAACTCATGAACGGTTAGTTGATTACCCTTTATTTACACCCACGATCCCTATTCGATTTAGCAGGGGAACATCTGAGTTAAAGATTGAAGCTGAGCTTCCGGGAGTTGATCGTAAGCAAATTACGATTGATGTGTATAACCAAGGCATTCATATAAAAGTTCAGGAAAATGAAATCATAGATGTAACAAACGATCATAATCAGATTCGGAGACGCTCTGAAACACACCGAATTCGGGAACGTTTTATTCCACTAGGGTTTCATCCAACAGAATCTGAGATCCATGCTAGATATAAAAATGGGCTGCTCATTATTACCGTTCCCTTAAGGTCAGAACGAATAGATATTCAATAA
- a CDS encoding YppG family protein, with translation MMNHPHWNHYSQPHPYQHTPHHPQRRQMGYMQQPPMAKKRGFNQQLPYQSSLNQYPKQQQQQPQSFNSKKPSLIKSAFTGEDGNFDVGRTFQTVDQVVKTVQQVSPIVKQVSPLVKQVSAFFVKK, from the coding sequence ATGATGAATCATCCTCATTGGAACCACTACAGCCAGCCGCATCCATATCAACATACGCCGCATCACCCGCAACGTCGTCAAATGGGCTACATGCAGCAGCCCCCGATGGCAAAAAAACGGGGATTTAATCAACAACTGCCTTATCAAAGCTCTTTAAACCAATACCCAAAACAACAACAACAACAACCACAATCGTTTAACAGCAAAAAGCCTTCTTTAATTAAGTCGGCTTTTACTGGGGAAGATGGTAATTTTGATGTCGGAAGGACGTTTCAAACCGTGGATCAAGTCGTTAAGACGGTGCAGCAAGTCTCACCAATCGTCAAACAAGTATCCCCTCTTGTTAAACAAGTCAGTGCATTTTTTGTTAAAAAGTAA
- a CDS encoding MFS transporter → MEYRSVYRLMAYLFFAYSTMTIVMSYIPLYFQADGLSGNEVGILMAIGPFATIIAQPFWGFMSDKYKTIKRMIVISAIGVVIAAAGFMLMGQFYGYLIMMFVLFLFLSPLTALGDSLSQKTATLKGVSFGRIRMWGSLGFATTSLLTGYVLTTIGVERVMIPMIIMAVLALVMALTIEDVKGTNKPVTIISALKIGLNKKLMFFLLCVVFISITHRANDSYLGLYIVDLGGAESLIGWAWFVGVSAEALVFATSPLWFRKFNPLSFIVIAGFIYSIRWVLMGMITSPWMVLPLQLTHGISFGMFYIAAFQYVNKLIPEHLQATGHVLFITTFFGLSGIFGSLFGGWMIDGFGLKALYFCLGVSALIGVAGLMIFNQKTKVNSSATH, encoded by the coding sequence ATGGAGTATCGTTCCGTGTACCGCTTGATGGCCTATTTGTTTTTTGCTTATTCTACGATGACGATTGTGATGAGCTATATTCCCTTATATTTTCAGGCTGATGGCTTATCTGGCAATGAAGTAGGAATATTAATGGCAATAGGTCCTTTTGCGACGATTATTGCTCAACCTTTTTGGGGGTTTATGAGTGATAAATATAAAACGATTAAAAGAATGATTGTTATAAGTGCCATTGGCGTCGTAATAGCCGCTGCAGGGTTTATGCTGATGGGGCAATTTTATGGCTATCTAATAATGATGTTTGTACTCTTTCTCTTTTTATCACCGTTGACGGCATTGGGAGATAGTTTGTCTCAAAAAACGGCTACTTTAAAAGGAGTCAGTTTTGGACGGATTCGGATGTGGGGGTCGCTAGGGTTTGCTACTACTTCGTTATTAACCGGCTATGTGCTGACAACTATTGGGGTAGAACGTGTGATGATCCCAATGATTATAATGGCGGTATTAGCACTCGTTATGGCGCTTACAATCGAGGATGTTAAAGGGACAAATAAGCCAGTAACGATCATTAGTGCACTGAAAATTGGTTTAAATAAAAAGCTGATGTTCTTTCTTTTATGTGTCGTTTTTATCTCAATTACTCATAGAGCAAATGACAGTTATCTAGGATTGTATATTGTTGATCTTGGAGGAGCAGAATCTTTGATCGGCTGGGCTTGGTTTGTCGGAGTATCAGCTGAAGCGCTTGTTTTTGCAACGAGTCCTTTATGGTTTAGAAAGTTTAACCCCTTAAGCTTTATTGTGATTGCTGGCTTCATTTACAGCATTAGATGGGTATTGATGGGTATGATTACTTCACCTTGGATGGTTCTGCCGCTGCAGTTAACTCATGGAATTTCATTTGGGATGTTTTATATTGCCGCATTCCAATATGTGAATAAATTAATCCCTGAGCATCTTCAAGCAACAGGGCATGTCTTATTTATTACAACATTCTTTGGTTTATCCGGCATCTTCGGTTCGCTTTTTGGGGGCTGGATGATTGATGGATTTGGCCTTAAAGCGCTATATTTCTGTTTAGGTGTTAGTGCTTTAATCGGAGTAGCGGGATTGATGATTTTTAACCAGAAAACGAAAGTGAATTCATCAGCAACTCATTAA
- a CDS encoding DUF2188 domain-containing protein — MKEFSVVPNKDSSAWMVKVEDVSPVHSYNNKMEAIEKAKELAKEDQPSKISLYDGNHELEEVITV, encoded by the coding sequence ATGAAAGAATTTAGTGTTGTACCGAATAAAGATAGTTCTGCATGGATGGTTAAAGTAGAAGACGTATCCCCCGTCCATTCTTATAACAATAAAATGGAAGCCATTGAAAAGGCGAAAGAATTAGCTAAGGAAGACCAGCCTAGTAAAATATCTTTATATGATGGGAATCATGAATTAGAAGAAGTGATAACAGTATAG
- a CDS encoding VLRF1 family aeRF1-type release factor, whose translation MPLEKELQKLRDKQCAEGCLTIYLNTDQSSVDQKKGEWKIRLKNGLNKIEEYIQASNESELQSFKKLKKIASKEIPDMQTSLSRSLIFLGSADGEWEIKKLNVPVENEFRWENNPAIEQLEKIQRDYPKVGVLVIQKLDVFVIETSLGEVDREFAYSWDIEDEDWKEYEGIASADRTASGATHKDQYDQRFEANQQRWFKQLAQDIQKKAKDAGWQEIYVSGSNEAAGEFEKHLTFREVTVIPKNFTKIKGHEIVSEVLAS comes from the coding sequence ATGCCACTAGAAAAAGAACTCCAGAAATTAAGGGATAAACAATGCGCGGAAGGTTGTCTTACAATTTATTTAAATACCGATCAATCCAGTGTCGACCAGAAAAAAGGAGAATGGAAAATCCGCCTTAAAAATGGCCTAAATAAAATAGAGGAGTATATTCAGGCAAGTAATGAAAGTGAGCTTCAATCATTTAAAAAATTGAAGAAAATAGCTTCAAAAGAAATTCCAGACATGCAAACTTCACTGTCGCGCAGTCTTATTTTTTTAGGGTCAGCTGATGGTGAATGGGAAATAAAAAAATTAAATGTGCCGGTTGAAAACGAATTCAGATGGGAGAATAATCCAGCAATTGAACAGCTAGAGAAGATTCAACGTGACTATCCAAAAGTAGGCGTATTAGTAATTCAAAAATTAGATGTGTTTGTCATTGAGACGAGCTTAGGCGAAGTAGATAGGGAATTTGCTTACAGCTGGGACATTGAAGATGAAGATTGGAAAGAATATGAAGGAATCGCATCAGCTGACAGGACAGCTTCTGGTGCTACACATAAAGATCAATATGACCAACGCTTTGAAGCGAATCAACAGAGATGGTTTAAACAGCTGGCCCAAGATATTCAGAAAAAGGCAAAAGACGCAGGATGGCAGGAGATATACGTGTCAGGTTCTAATGAAGCGGCCGGAGAGTTTGAAAAGCACCTCACTTTCCGAGAGGTGACAGTCATTCCTAAAAACTTCACAAAAATAAAAGGGCATGAAATTGTCAGTGAAGTGTTAGCATCTTAA
- a CDS encoding EAL domain-containing protein, translated as MDPLDVMMNKEKIKPYFQAIVSADKQLVVGYEVLTRFEGENGAESLGWFFQDKSIPDEYRLEIEDHVQRLALTKYMEEAQTSILFLNNDIDIVLKDDGENLLNRIMPFINQGLPADRIAIEFKESQILDKVEEGKHLLTYLQSLGIRIAIDNVGQSNGNLERLAMVSPNIVKVDTSFLENNSLPHLYRDVHHSLTMLSRKIGATLLFEGISTFNQLNYAWRNGGRYYQGYYMQMPKADFIEEDSCKERIQKEFHHFITFERKKMQAQLSLTNELSVKIKQAIKRIQAEDTYDEIITKIAEDCREYAFRIYICDQEGFQLSSNIEKDETDQWTLRSEGRYKNWSWRPYFLENIVRMNVEKRGILSDLYTDIEREEHIRTYSYPIAEEAFVFVDIPYTYLFEQDELL; from the coding sequence ATGGATCCATTAGATGTCATGATGAATAAAGAGAAGATAAAACCGTATTTCCAAGCCATTGTTAGTGCTGATAAACAGCTCGTTGTAGGATATGAGGTGCTGACGCGTTTTGAAGGTGAAAATGGAGCGGAAAGCCTTGGCTGGTTCTTTCAAGATAAGTCGATCCCTGATGAATACAGGCTTGAGATTGAAGACCATGTACAAAGGCTTGCGCTAACTAAATATATGGAAGAAGCTCAGACAAGCATTTTATTTTTAAATAATGACATAGATATCGTGTTAAAGGACGATGGGGAAAATTTATTAAATCGAATAATGCCTTTTATTAATCAAGGCTTGCCAGCAGATCGAATTGCTATAGAGTTTAAGGAGTCGCAGATCCTTGATAAAGTGGAAGAGGGGAAGCATCTTTTAACCTATCTTCAAAGCCTGGGTATCCGGATTGCCATAGATAACGTGGGGCAATCTAATGGGAATTTGGAGCGCCTTGCGATGGTGAGTCCTAATATTGTGAAAGTTGATACGAGTTTTCTTGAGAATAATTCACTGCCTCATCTTTATCGAGACGTTCACCATTCATTAACAATGCTTTCAAGAAAAATAGGAGCAACTCTGTTATTTGAAGGCATATCAACGTTTAACCAACTAAATTATGCTTGGAGAAATGGCGGCAGATATTATCAGGGCTACTATATGCAAATGCCAAAGGCTGATTTTATTGAAGAGGATTCTTGCAAAGAACGGATACAAAAAGAATTCCACCATTTTATTACCTTTGAAAGAAAGAAAATGCAAGCGCAGCTTAGTTTAACAAATGAACTGAGCGTGAAAATTAAGCAAGCAATTAAACGTATTCAAGCAGAAGATACATATGATGAGATAATAACAAAGATTGCAGAAGATTGCAGAGAGTATGCATTTAGGATCTATATATGTGATCAAGAAGGGTTTCAATTATCTTCAAATATTGAAAAGGATGAAACAGATCAATGGACGCTGAGGAGTGAGGGCAGATATAAAAACTGGAGCTGGCGCCCGTATTTTCTAGAGAACATTGTCAGAATGAATGTTGAAAAACGAGGTATTCTATCTGACTTATACACCGATATTGAACGGGAAGAGCATATTCGAACGTATTCATACCCAATTGCTGAAGAAGCATTTGTTTTTGTTGATATACCGTATACGTATTTATTTGAACAAGATGAATTACTGTAA
- a CDS encoding alpha/beta fold hydrolase, whose translation MKNEHSLKSIVYLMGTDVYYERYQSKKTKRGTLVFIHGFVSSSYSFRYLIPFLQKHYDIICVDLPGFGRSGKQRTFCYSFQGYADLVIALLELLKVENITIIGHSMGGQVALYIAKTRPNLISSIILLSSSGYLKRVKKRFIYASYIPFAKHAMKWWIGKRNVQKMFTQVVHNEKTITKEAIEEYSLPLTDPSFCDGLIGLMRQREGDLDKKDLQHIMQPCLILWGDEDTIIPSRIGKRLSEDLPCAEFYCFRKTGHLLSEEKPDEVADKMLSFLRKNQKA comes from the coding sequence ATGAAAAACGAACATTCTTTGAAATCTATTGTGTATTTAATGGGGACGGATGTGTATTATGAACGCTATCAATCCAAAAAAACTAAACGAGGCACGCTGGTTTTCATTCATGGTTTTGTGTCATCGAGCTATAGCTTCAGATATTTAATCCCTTTTTTACAAAAACACTATGACATCATCTGTGTAGACCTTCCAGGATTTGGACGAAGCGGGAAGCAGCGAACGTTTTGTTATTCATTTCAGGGTTACGCTGATTTAGTGATTGCCCTGCTTGAATTGCTAAAAGTGGAGAACATTACAATTATTGGCCATTCAATGGGAGGACAAGTTGCATTATATATAGCCAAAACGAGGCCGAATTTAATTTCCTCCATCATTTTATTATCAAGCTCAGGTTATTTAAAGAGAGTGAAAAAACGATTTATTTATGCTTCATATATTCCTTTTGCTAAGCATGCAATGAAATGGTGGATAGGGAAGAGAAATGTACAGAAAATGTTTACTCAGGTGGTGCATAACGAAAAGACAATAACCAAAGAAGCAATTGAGGAATACAGTCTGCCCTTAACAGACCCATCTTTTTGTGATGGGTTAATTGGCTTAATGCGCCAGCGTGAGGGAGACCTTGATAAAAAGGACCTTCAACACATTATGCAGCCTTGTTTAATACTGTGGGGAGATGAAGACACGATTATTCCTTCGAGAATTGGCAAGCGCTTATCGGAAGACCTCCCTTGTGCAGAATTTTATTGTTTTAGAAAGACAGGACACTTATTGTCGGAAGAAAAACCGGATGAAGTTGCAGATAAAATGCTTTCTTTTTTACGCAAAAATCAGAAGGCTTAA